One Takifugu flavidus isolate HTHZ2018 chromosome 3, ASM371156v2, whole genome shotgun sequence genomic window, TAGTTTGTGCATTTGGATTTAAGTGGTGTGTATGCATCGGCATCTAAAGAAAACGTCCAATGAAGGAAAATATTTAAGACTTTTTTGATTTTCTGTAACCAGCAGCTGCGTCAAATGCGTAAAAATGTCCTTTTCAGGGACATTTTTTCCTCGTGATATTTGTTCTAGTCGCTGTAAATGTATTATCCAGTTTTTTAAAACGTAGCTTCCAAAGTTTCAGAAAGCGAATTTTTTAATCGAATGTGAAGAATCTTTCTTTTACAGCTGACTCAAATCCCCTGTAATATCGTCTTCGTAAatgtgtttccttttatttacaaCACGCTACGGATTAAATATTGGTGataccttttatttttcttacctttttcagtttttcctccaACAAAATCAATTAGCTCACCTGTTATCGGAGCTTTAATGGCGAGCCAAGCGCGCCCTCTGCCGGCCGGAACAGTGAACAGAAGAACGAAAGAAACGCAGAGAAAAGATTTATGGAGAAACTTATTATAAACTTATTTTTCATTGTATAATTTAGCACCCGGTTTcaatatttgattttaatgttttgggcATTTTTCTTTTggtataatttttaaaaatatatacaaaaaATCAAGAAACGAAGGAAAGTGGAAGTCTGATGGTTTATTTCTGTAAAGTCTATCACAggtgaaagaaacaaacatgtaaatatATACAGTCATACACAGGAAACTTAAATATAATAAAGCATGAAATCAAACTAAACTAAAAACTGGAGTCATGCACGTGTGCGGCTGAAAGCTATGTACAGCACTGCGGCTCATTGTCATGCTAAGTCCACCTCAGGAAGTGTATTGCAGTGTTAGTACACACTAGAAATGTGTGGGACACACGGGTCTGTTGCCTAAAACCACCCCAAAGGCACACATTCACAATTCAGACGTGTTTTATCTACAATGTGTTCAGTAACTGTAGCAACAGTAACGGCGGCTCAGTCACTAAGCTAACACTCGATCCATGGACGACATCGTGACATTCTGTCCAGAGCGTCCCGTTAACAGTCAATAAGGCCTGAACATGATAACTACTCAATAACTTGACGTTACGGTTTGAAACATTTTGTGAAATTAAATTATCGCAGACTGCCCAGCTTTTTTAAAGATACCGGCGCAAGTTAATTAACCTAGCTTAGTGGCTGGAAAGGCGGGAACCAGTCAGTCAAGAAACAGAGGACATAAGAAGTCAGAACATTTTTGTTCCCCCCCTGGTGGTAGGCTGCACCggtcattgattttttttgttgctgacAACATAATTTTGGAATTATAGGAGTGAATGCCGTTGAGTAACTTTAAAAATAACTACTTATCGTTAGGTTACAGTGTAGTAAACAATTGTTTACATCATTTTAATACAAATCAACGACGATAATTACACAGTAATTATAGAAAAAGGGTAAATACTTTAAGTTCCTACAACACAACAGTTTCAATACCGAGGAAAAATTTGGATACTTAAACATTACAGAGTTCGATTAAAGTGAGTATCTGTTAGCATGTTACAATGCTAGCATACGGGGTACAGTGACGTAGATTTCCCTGTTTCCAGTCCTTtcgctaagctaagctaagctaactggcAGAACATTACGTTTTTATGACCGGTGAAACATAAATTAAAATATTAGAACATTTCCTTAAAGTAACCGCACAGATTTTGGTTGAAATCATCCCATGCACCCACCTGATGGGCGGAGCTTAGTACAAGAAATGTTTGACCAGTCAAAGACTGAAAGGGTTTAGTGTTCATCAGCGATGTAAGTTCTCCGCAATCATAACTGCATGATACATTAGGCGTGGTTGTTAGTATTAGAATAAGCAGCAGTAGCTTTTAACGCTAATATCACTAAAAATTAAGGTTTTTTACACGGACGGGCGAGAGAATGAAAGTTTACAGTGCTTCGACATGAAACTCTGAGCTGGGTTTCTCAGTGATTATTGCTTATGTCATCAGATCAAACACTCTCCGTCGTTAGCATTGTCGCTAGCTCATCGCCCCGATTGTCAGTCTTCCCGTCTAATTTAGGCCCGTTTGCTTAAACACTTCACATTTTTCAAAGGTCTCGGAGTGATTTACATTCAGTTTAGGATGGAGTGAAAGTGCGAGGCTCCTTCGATAAATCCCACATtccaataaaaacactaaaagatCATTCCTCACGAAACATTCGCTCCCAGCCGAACCGTCATTCATTGAAACACTGATTCCTTCCTTGACcttgaatttaaaaacaattcATTAAAATGAGCAATAATGTAACAAGAATTCTGCGATGCAACTCAACAAACCACCGGAACCCGAACGGGTCTGAAACAGCAGAACTTTCTGAGTTTGACCCGCCGCTCAGTCTCCGTCTCTGGGTGGGAGACGATCATGTGACACACGCCGGCACCACGACAACAATTCTGACGTTGTAATTGAAAAGAGTGAAGTACATTATTTGGCGTGAATCGTCTTCCTGGAGCGTGaaagctgcaggtttttttaatcttttctattttctttaGATCAGAAGTGAAACTCCTCCGTTAATACTTTAGTGGCATTCACATTTCACCTTTGCTCTCGTGCGTTTGGTCCGTTGTGTTTTGTCTGAAGcgaattttcttttctttgcagcTGCTTTCGTCACATTTGCTCCTTTAAAATACAGAATTTTCTGCTGGTCGCTGAGCCCGAAACCATAAAAAGGTTCACTGTCGTGCTCCGGATCATTGGCCCGCCAACTCAACCAAACGACgacaaacggggggggggggggggggggttcaggctgttttctctctttacCTGCTAAAACTGGAACGGAGGTTTAACCCACAGGAGAAAGGAAGAGGTGGTTCGGGGGGGGCAACAGTGCCTCCCGTTGGTGGTCTTTACATTCAATATACGATAAAGTTCCATGTTTCAAAAcgaaaaaagaatgaaaatattGATGGACGAGAGCGAACTTTCCTTTTTGTGAAGCTCGGGTTTGTTGCAGGATTTCTCAGAAGAAGCGAGTTTAAAAAGTGCGTCCTCCCACGTCTCCATCGACGGTTTAAGGCTCAGGAGTTGGAAATGGGGGCAAAGGTGTTCGTCCAGGACGGTGGTCCggaaaaagaagggaaagaatGGGAAGACGATCCCGCTGGAGGCTGAAGGAATGAAACGCAATGAAAGAGGGGCGGTGGAGGGGCGGGACTAGagtggaggggcggggctgggTAGAGGCGGGGCTATggtggaggggcggggctaGTAGGAGGAGAtgtcagaggagctgctgctgttgctggaggtCTGGGCTCTCTTGATGTACAGGTTGAGCAGCTTCATCTGTCAGAGGGAAACGACCCGTTCAGATGAAGGTCCAGACCAGgtgaaacagacaggaagtggacccaCCTTGCTGCCGGTCAGCTGGGACAGGTACGGCTTCAGCTCCTCCCCGATCACAGAGTAGATGGCCACCAGGCAGAAGACGCTGGCCTTCCTCACGCTGCTCTCAGTGTTGTCGTAGCCCTGAGGAGGAGACGATGaaggtgacggtggtggtgatgatgatgagagaggctctgaaggttctgaaggggcGGAGCAGGAAGCTCACCTGCAGGAGGCCCGGTATGATGTcagacagcagctgatggagcgGCTCCTTGGCGATGCGTTCGATGGCCTTGGTCTGCATCTTGATGGCGGCGAGGTTGATGGGGTAGTCGGCCGTCTGCACGATGGGACAGAGCACCTTGATGCACTGCTCCGGGTGGATGGAGCCCGCCAGCGTGGAGgccgcctcctccgccgcccGGACCACCTGCGGCCGACAGGTAACAACTGCGTCAGCGCGATCAGCCGAACCCCCACCCGCCCCCGGGCGCAGGTCCCCACCTCCTTGTGCGAGTCTTTGTGCGCCTCCAACGTCTTCATGATGGTCAGCTCGGCGTAGTTCTTGAAGCGGGCCGGCTGGTTCCTCAGGATCTCCTTCAGGACCCGCAGGGCCAGGGCCCGGATGGTGTGCTGTGGGAGGGGTGGTGAGGTTATAAACACCTGTGTCCAACGCCGCTAccgcgtgtgtgagagtgtctTTACGTCTTTGTCCCCCAgcgtctccagcagcagcagcagcatggtcTTGAAGTGCTCCTCCCACACCACCAGGCTGTCCTCCCGGgccaccttcagcagctccagcagggtCCCCCGCCTCTCGTCTGGGCCGCGCTCCCCAGCCTGGGCGTGGgacagctccttcagcagcccccccaccagctccagctgctccatcgGCCCGGCTGCGGCAACAACAAACCTGCATTTGTGGTTCGGGGTCAAAGGGCGGACGAACCCACGCGGGGGTCTTTACCTGGGAAACCTTTGGGGCTCACAACCTTGTTTTCCACGCAATCGTGCCGTCCACCTGTGAAGGACATGTCCCTTTAACACCATCATCAAAAGCAAGAGTCACTTCCTGAATGGAACCCCCGTCAGCTCTACTTCCTGGCCGACTCACCATCGCGCTGGTGCTCCCCGCCGCCTTCGTAGCCCGGCTCCTTCGTGGCGGCCTTGTCCAGCGTGTCGGTGTAGTTGTATGGGTTGTAGTCTCGGAAGCGCGGCCCAGCGAAGGAGCGCGGCGACGGCGTGTTCAGCAGCGAGGTTTTGTTGTCCAGAGCCGTGCGACCGCAGCCCGCCGCGTCGGCGTCCGAGGACGCTCCCACTCCGGACTGAGGGAACGGCGGAGGCTGTGAGCGCCAGATgacgggaaaaaaagagaagcgcCATTGTTTCTCCTCACCATTGCGTCTCTCTTCCCGTCTCGCCGCAGCTCCATCGGGTCGTCCTGGCTGCGGAAGCTGTAGCTCTGGATGGCCTCGGTGACGCCGCGCAGGGAGCTGTAGATCTCCTCCGAGTTCAGGTTCTCGCTGTCGTATTCCATCATGCTGTGACAAACAGGGACAAAAGGTGTGAGAGGTGGATGCCTGAGGACCGACGACCACGGGGTGATCCAGGACGACGTGCTGAGTCGTGGATCAGCACCGTCTCTCTTCCGCCTCAAGACTGAATGATGGAGGTCTGACGTCCGTTTTTGGCTCCCAGCGTTGCCGACGTGTAAAATGTTCCAGAGAATGAAATGTGAACAAAGTGCTGCACGTTCTCCTGACTTGTCCCAGCTAAACAGTTAAGCTAAGGCACAAGGAGAGACGAGACCGGGGGGTTCACGGAGAACCAGGAAGACACGAACGACAGTTTTTACTGCTTGACTTTAGCACGACATGAAGTGAGATTGCTTTAGATGGACTTTGAGGCAGAAATATCACTTATTTCAGTGATTAAATGGTTAAACTCACCAGGAAGAGATCATTTTGTGTGTGAAATTTAAAAACCCAATTGAGCCAACAGCTAAGGAAGCTAGCTGCCTGTAGGTAATGGAACAAATGGTCTTTAGTCAAACTGAAATTTCAGCTAAGAGGAAAAGGCCTTTAGACTTAACAAATAATTATGTTCTGATCAATAAAAGCTGATATAAACTTGAATATCAAGCTAATAAAGTCTCAGAATTgtaaatggaaataaaactgATATAGTGAACTGAGTTAAGATATAAGTTGATTTAAGATCTTTCAGCATGGAAAAATTATCCTTAAAGCTGAAAAAAGATCATTTGGAACTGAtagcttaaaaaaaagttttgattAAGCTAAAACAATCGGTGAGACTTTGACCATAATGGAGCAAACACAATCTGAAAATAAAGACTGAAGGTTTAGCAGAAAACAGAGCGAACGAACTGATAATGTGGCTAATATTCTGCTGTTAgcacaaaaggggaaaaaagcgcTTATATATTAAATTTCTGGAATGTTGTTTGGTTTTTGAGGGTCTTTTCTCCTGCTAATCCCCCAGCCTCTACTGTGaatggagcaggaagaggggcGGGGTTACCTTGGGGAGTAAACTCGCCGTACTTGCTTGAGGGAGGAATAGGCAGAGAGCGGAGGTAGAGTGGAagggaaaggtggagaagagaacTTGGAGAGCCCGTCTGTGCTCCAACTACACAGCCGGCTGCAACCAGcccagagagaagaggaagagggaggaagaggaagaggagggaggtgtAGATACAGACAAGCAGCTCTCAGTCAGTGTTAGAAGAGGTGGGTGGAGCTATTTCCTGAATCAGCGCGTGGTGTCGATTAGCAATTGGGTGTCCTGAGGTAGAGATCATCATTGGGTGGAAGTAACTAAAGTGTTTACTcttcagagggggggggggtgtgtacCTGGGAGAAAGCCCCCCGTGGGAGCAGTTGGTGGGGGAGGTCAGCGGACTGCTGCGGCTGCCCTGCTGCCGCGGTGCCGCCCGAACCGAGGAGTTACTGGGAGACGCCTGtgggaaaaaccaaacacacacatcgcACGCGTGTAGGTGTACACCTGAAgcctctgtcacagctgctgcagcgcgGGGACgtgcgttaccatggtgatgccGCTGCTGGCGCTGGTGTTCCTCAGGTGGTTGTGCAACAGCTTGGTGGTCCCGTCCTGGAAGGTTTTGGGCAGAGCGCCCAGGAGCATGGTGAACTCAGGTGTGTTGAGCTCAAACAGGGCGATCAGCACCACCTGGGCTGCCTGCagacgtggacacacacacacacacacacacacacacacacactgattatGCTGGTGTCAGAACTGCATTCTTCTGCTCTTAGGAGCGCTGCAGGGGAGGAACTGATGATTTGAAACTGACCCACAGCCCCTCGGCGACGCCTCGGCCCGCCATGACACGGACTGAGGCTTTTATCGTGTGTCTTGGTGCAAACATGCAGCAGACCGTTCAAAGGCTCAAGGTAGGAGAAAACAGGCAGAGGAGTTTCTACTCCAACTCAggttaaagaggaaaaaaaagaaaccccagCTTTGTTCTGTTGTTAGAGATTCGCCCATCAAATACTGGCACTTTTATTATCAACAGAATTCTTATGCTAGACTTTGTTGTCATTCTCTGATGGGTGCACCTCTAAGAGTCTAGCAGACAGAGAGCTCATGCAAACACACTCCCACTGTCCAATTAAAGGACAGTTTCTCCGATTTTGCAGCCAGGtgagtaaaaaatgacaacacgACCCCTGAAGTGGAACTGGTTAATGTTAAAAAGCCTTCACGCCACTCAAGGCCGGACAGATCGGTCCGAGTCTGCAGGCGGCGTGCCTCTCACGCCGGGTTAGACGAGGTTAAGGGTCTCTGCTCGGGCCGTTTGATGGACAGTCTACCTGCTTGCACCTCTCCTCCAGGTTGCCCTCTCCAGGCAGGGAGGCCACGGTGCTGGCTCGGCCTGACAACTCCTCACCTGCCCAGTTATGAAGCGTCTGAGGGTGTGGTGGTGGGTGAGAAACAGTGATcggagttttaaaaaaaaaaggaaaatcaaatcAAGTTTAAAGAAACCAGAGAGAAAACTGAGATGGAGGAAAGGTGGGACCGCGGCGCCCCGGACTACCCCGCCTTCCTACCTTTCGGACGTCGGAGCTCTTGGGTTCGGTGGTCCACGTGATGATGCGTGACACGGCGAGACGCGTCTCACTGGAGTTGACAAAGTCAGCCGGGTCCATCTGGCGAGCCAGCGCCTCGATGTAGCGCAGAATGgccaccttcaccttcaggttGGGCGTCTGCGTCTGATCCACGATGAAACGCATCAGGatgttgaactgctgctcatACGGGAAGGACTCTCTGCAGAGAAGTGGGAGAAAAAATCCCATATTAGAGAGGAAGACAGACCAAACAAAAGGTAGCTGCTTTCATAGCAGCGTTTATTTTAGCCCCGCCCATCTCCAGTGTCCCCTCAAAACCTGGTGACGTCCAGCGCCTTCTGGACTTTGGCCTGGACGGAGCCCAGCAGGTCGGCCCCCAtcttcttcagcagctgtgtgagcaGGACAAAGAGCcagtcctgcaggtcctcccTGTGCAGCACGATGAAGTCCACCAGCGTCTCCAGGAACATGCTGAACACCTGAGAGGACAAAGAAGCGCCGTCATTCGCGTTCCGCGCGACCGAGCGGCTGGCGGCGGTGAGTAAACACTTACTCTCTGATGTGAGTCCACAGCGAACAGGCCAGCATGCAACGGGAAAAACACACGGTTAGTCTGTGACGCAGTTAGTTCTGGTGGTCGAGTTAGAATGTTTGTGTGAGTAGAACCGGCAGGTTTCAATTCTAATCAAagggattttaaaaagaaaagtcctCGATATACATGTTTTCAACATGGACATTCTGTCCACACAAGgttactgtctctctctctctctctcacacacacacacacaactgtgaaGGATTTCCAGGACAGCCAGGAACAGGGGGAAGTCTCACCTTGCTGTGAGGATCTGCAAACATCCTGGTGAAGATCTCACAGAGTCTCTTCAGCTCCACACGACTGTCAGACAGAACACTAACGTCACACAACTGGGAAAAAAGGGCTGTTTGTTCCCTTTTTCCGTCCTATCCACCTGAGCATCCTCTGGCTCTTGAACAGGTTCTGCAGTCCCAGcagcccctccttcctctcggACCAGTTGGCGCTGGCGCAGTGGTTCAGAACTTCGGCGACGTCCTCCGTCTGCCGCATGTAGTGCGGTGCCGCGCCGCCGTTGCGTGAGCTGTACGAGCGCTCGGAGCAGGCGCTGGAGGCGTCGCTGTTGGCGTCGTCGTCCGAGTACAAGCCCGGGGACTCAAAACGCCGCCTCACTGGCCTCCGCTGAGCGAGAGAAAAGaggtttgtctttttctgtgaACGTGTCCCCGAACAACCCGTCATGCAGCTGCCTAATCATGCGTGTTTGTGAGGTTATTTCACGCTCACTCAGGTCGCGTTGGGTTAAAtaagaaaaggatgaaaaaaaaagaaaaaaaagccgaCGTAAGCCAACCAGATCAAGCTGCTTCTACTGTTTATGTTTCACTCTCATGCAGAAACAGATGAGATGTCTTTGTACCTTACTCCTCGAGTCTCCTAAGAGCTGAAATATACAAATTTAACAAAGACATTAGAAGTTTCTGCATGCATATTTTTATGTCACATCTGTTGATGTTCTGTCATTTGTCCACATATAGACTCTGACAGCCTCTCAGCATCTCTGCCCTCACCAGAGCGTCGGCCACGGCGGCCTCCACCTCTGTGCCGGTGTTCAGGATCCGCATGGCGTTGACGGACGCGGAGATCCGAGCCTGATGAGACAGCCGGTCTGGGATAAAGAGAGTGAACTTTAGTTGACAGCAAGCGTGTGTTACCATCATTCAGGCGTGACCATGCAGTTTCGCCACAGGACAAATCACTCTTCGCTTCCGTCTTTTGGTAAATGTCATTTGGCTGCGGTCGGATTCAGAGGCGCGAGGAGTGTCTGAGT contains:
- the LOC130523410 gene encoding CLIP-associating protein 1-B-like isoform X1, with the translated sequence MDEDVVAMEYLLDHVTHKDVGRRLQVGQEVIELILDGEKSPDLEQDQSMMDRMVEAVASSWVNSSNFKVVLLGMDILSALVSRLQERFRTQVGTVLPSLMDRLGDAKDQVRDQDQALLLKIMDQAANPQFVWERMMGGFKHKNNRTREGLCLCLISTLNVFGSQSLTLSKIVPHICHLLGDPTSQVRDGAMNCLVEIYRHVGERVRMDLGKKGLPQSRLNVIFSKFDEVQRSGNMVLSPMSDKNFEDDDSVDGGRSSSSSKGASLSGRKAVSMGSFRRPSSASGSKSAGREGSGAGAVDVEDFIQAFEDVPTVQLYSNREMEEAMTKIRDVLSDDKRDWELRVAALKKVRSLLLAGAAEFDGFPQQLRLMEAAFKLSAKDLRSQVVREACITLGHLSSVLGGRFDHAAEATMPILLNLVPNSAKIMATSGMAAIRLILRHTHYPRLIPIITSNCTSKSVAVRRRCYEFLDLLLQEWQTSSLERHGTVLMETIKKGIHDADAEARSVARKCYWSFHGHFRREADQLFQGLESSYQKALQTHLRSGDSMMSLPASDRSSSSSQESLNRPLPVKNTFGSATSRTKGPPTRTPAAAPATSSLQRSRSDVDVNAAATASARTRMPAAPSVPSAASPFSSASALPPGSYASLDGPCSVNVDGRVRTRRSSSGNGPSVTDSRGRSRGKVVSQSQPGSRSGSPGRLLTATYGRIPRPTMGSSAANSAAPGLTDKSLARGHRSQGCSRETSPSRSGAARSRIPRPSMSQGCSRETSRESSRDTSPARGFSPLATRRHSRSTSALSSADCYSDRLSHQARISASVNAMRILNTGTEVEAAVADALLLGDSRSKRRPVRRRFESPGLYSDDDANSDASSACSERSYSSRNGGAAPHYMRQTEDVAEVLNHCASANWSERKEGLLGLQNLFKSQRMLSRVELKRLCEIFTRMFADPHSKVFSMFLETLVDFIVLHREDLQDWLFVLLTQLLKKMGADLLGSVQAKVQKALDVTRESFPYEQQFNILMRFIVDQTQTPNLKVKVAILRYIEALARQMDPADFVNSSETRLAVSRIITWTTEPKSSDVRKTLHNWAGEELSGRASTVASLPGEGNLEERCKQAAQVVLIALFELNTPEFTMLLGALPKTFQDGTTKLLHNHLRNTSASSGITMASPSNSSVRAAPRQQGSRSSPLTSPTNCSHGGLSPSRLCSWSTDGLSKFSSPPFPSTLPPLSAYSSLKQVRRVYSPSMMEYDSENLNSEEIYSSLRGVTEAIQSYSFRSQDDPMELRRDGKRDAMSGVGASSDADAAGCGRTALDNKTSLLNTPSPRSFAGPRFRDYNPYNYTDTLDKAATKEPGYEGGGEHQRDGGRHDCVENKVVSPKGFPAGPMEQLELVGGLLKELSHAQAGERGPDERRGTLLELLKVAREDSLVVWEEHFKTMLLLLLETLGDKDHTIRALALRVLKEILRNQPARFKNYAELTIMKTLEAHKDSHKEVVRAAEEAASTLAGSIHPEQCIKVLCPIVQTADYPINLAAIKMQTKAIERIAKEPLHQLLSDIIPGLLQGYDNTESSVRKASVFCLVAIYSVIGEELKPYLSQLTGSKMKLLNLYIKRAQTSSNSSSSSDISSY
- the LOC130523410 gene encoding CLIP-associating protein 1-B-like isoform X5 — protein: MDEDVVAMEYLLDHVTHKDVGRRLQVGQEVIELILDGEKSPDLEQDQSMMDRMVEAVASSWVNSSNFKVVLLGMDILSALVSRLQERFRTQVGTVLPSLMDRLGDAKDQVRDQDQALLLKIMDQAANPQFVWERMMGGFKHKNNRTREGLCLCLISTLNVFGSQSLTLSKIVPHICHLLGDPTSQVRDGAMNCLVEIYRHVGERVRMDLGKKGLPQSRLNVIFSKFDEVQRSGNMVLSPMSDKNFEDDDSVDGGRSSSSSKGASLSGRKAVSMGSFRRPSSASGSKSAGREGSGAGAVDVEDFIQAFEDVPTVQLYSNREMEEAMTKIRDVLSDDKRDWELRVAALKKVRSLLLAGAAEFDGFPQQLRLMEAAFKLSAKDLRSQVVREACITLGHLSSVLGGRFDHAAEATMPILLNLVPNSAKIMATSGMAAIRLILRHTHYPRLIPIITSNCTSKSVAVRRRCYEFLDLLLQEWQTSSLERHGTVLMETIKKGIHDADAEARSVARKCYWSFHGHFRREADQLFQGLESSYQKALQTHLRSGDSMMSLPASDRSSSSSQESLNRPLPVKNTFGSATSRTKGPPTRTPAAAPATSSLQRSRSDVDVNAAATASARTRMPAAPSVPSAASPFSSASALPPGSYASLDGPCSVNVDGRVRTRRSSSGNGPSVTDSRGRSRGKVVSQSQPGSRSGSPGRLLTATYGRIPRPTMGSSAANSAAPGLTDKSLARGHRSQGCSRETSPSRSGAATRRHSRSTSALSSADCYSDRLSHQARISASVNAMRILNTGTEVEAAVADALLLGDSRSKRRPVRRRFESPGLYSDDDANSDASSACSERSYSSRNGGAAPHYMRQTEDVAEVLNHCASANWSERKEGLLGLQNLFKSQRMLSRVELKRLCEIFTRMFADPHSKVFSMFLETLVDFIVLHREDLQDWLFVLLTQLLKKMGADLLGSVQAKVQKALDVTRESFPYEQQFNILMRFIVDQTQTPNLKVKVAILRYIEALARQMDPADFVNSSETRLAVSRIITWTTEPKSSDVRKTLHNWAGEELSGRASTVASLPGEGNLEERCKQAAQVVLIALFELNTPEFTMLLGALPKTFQDGTTKLLHNHLRNTSASSGITMASPSNSSVRAAPRQQGSRSSPLTSPTNCSHGGLSPSRLCSWSTDGLSKFSSPPFPSTLPPLSAYSSLKQVRRVYSPSMMEYDSENLNSEEIYSSLRGVTEAIQSYSFRSQDDPMELRRDGKRDAMSGVGASSDADAAGCGRTALDNKTSLLNTPSPRSFAGPRFRDYNPYNYTDTLDKAATKEPGYEGGGEHQRDGGRHDCVENKVVSPKGFPAGPMEQLELVGGLLKELSHAQAGERGPDERRGTLLELLKVAREDSLVVWEEHFKTMLLLLLETLGDKDHTIRALALRVLKEILRNQPARFKNYAELTIMKTLEAHKDSHKEVVRAAEEAASTLAGSIHPEQCIKVLCPIVQTADYPINLAAIKMQTKAIERIAKEPLHQLLSDIIPGLLQGYDNTESSVRKASVFCLVAIYSVIGEELKPYLSQLTGSKMKLLNLYIKRAQTSSNSSSSSDISSY
- the LOC130523410 gene encoding CLIP-associating protein 1-B-like isoform X7; this encodes MDEDVVAMEYLLDHVTHKDVGRRLQVGQEVIELILDGEKSPDLEQDQSMMDRMVEAVASSWVNSSNFKVVLLGMDILSALVSRLQERFRTQVGTVLPSLMDRLGDAKDQVRDQDQALLLKIMDQAANPQFVWERMMGGFKHKNNRTREGLCLCLISTLNVFGSQSLTLSKIVPHICHLLGDPTSQVRDGAMNCLVEIYRHVGERVRMDLGKKGLPQSRLNVIFSKFDEVQRSGNMVLSPMSDKNFEDDDSVDGGRSSSSSKGASLSGRKAVSMGSFRRPSSASGSKSAGREGSGAGAVDVEDFIQAFEDVPTVQLYSNREMEEAMTKIRDVLSDDKRDWELRVAALKKVRSLLLAGAAEFDGFPQQLRLMEAAFKLSAKDLRSQVVREACITLGHLSSVLGGRFDHAAEATMPILLNLVPNSAKIMATSGMAAIRLILRHTHYPRLIPIITSNCTSKSVAVRRRCYEFLDLLLQEWQTSSLERHGTVLMETIKKGIHDADAEARSVARKCYWSFHGHFRREADQLFQGLESSYQKALQTHLRSGDSMMSLPASDRSSSSSQESLNRPLPVKNTFGSATSRTKGPPTRTPAAAPATSSLQRSRSDVDVNAAATASARTRMPAAPSVPSAASPFSSASALPPGSYASLDGPCSVNVDGRVRTRRSSSGNGPSVTDSRGRSRGKVVSQSQPGSRSGSPGRLLTATYGRIPRPTMGSSAANSAAPGLTDKSLARGHRSQGCSRETSPSRSGADRLSHQARISASVNAMRILNTGTEVEAAVADALLLGDSRSKRRPVRRRFESPGLYSDDDANSDASSACSERSYSSRNGGAAPHYMRQTEDVAEVLNHCASANWSERKEGLLGLQNLFKSQRMLSRVELKRLCEIFTRMFADPHSKVFSMFLETLVDFIVLHREDLQDWLFVLLTQLLKKMGADLLGSVQAKVQKALDVTRESFPYEQQFNILMRFIVDQTQTPNLKVKVAILRYIEALARQMDPADFVNSSETRLAVSRIITWTTEPKSSDVRKTLHNWAGEELSGRASTVASLPGEGNLEERCKQAAQVVLIALFELNTPEFTMLLGALPKTFQDGTTKLLHNHLRNTSASSGITMASPSNSSVRAAPRQQGSRSSPLTSPTNCSHGGLSPSRLCSWSTDGLSKFSSPPFPSTLPPLSAYSSLKQVRRVYSPSMMEYDSENLNSEEIYSSLRGVTEAIQSYSFRSQDDPMELRRDGKRDAMSGVGASSDADAAGCGRTALDNKTSLLNTPSPRSFAGPRFRDYNPYNYTDTLDKAATKEPGYEGGGEHQRDGGRHDCVENKVVSPKGFPAGPMEQLELVGGLLKELSHAQAGERGPDERRGTLLELLKVAREDSLVVWEEHFKTMLLLLLETLGDKDHTIRALALRVLKEILRNQPARFKNYAELTIMKTLEAHKDSHKEVVRAAEEAASTLAGSIHPEQCIKVLCPIVQTADYPINLAAIKMQTKAIERIAKEPLHQLLSDIIPGLLQGYDNTESSVRKASVFCLVAIYSVIGEELKPYLSQLTGSKMKLLNLYIKRAQTSSNSSSSSDISSY